One window from the genome of Entelurus aequoreus isolate RoL-2023_Sb linkage group LG04, RoL_Eaeq_v1.1, whole genome shotgun sequence encodes:
- the dll4 gene encoding delta-like protein 4: MAAWVTFTFAFSIIVQVFASGVFELHLHDFKNHKGLLANGKACKPTSCRTYFRICLKNYQAVVSPGDCIFGSTRTAVLGSNSFSGTPPGPIQIPFNFGWPGSFSLIIEAWHSAHGNLPVDSDNQDLLISIFAIQRQLSVSTDWSQDTQMAEQTELRYSYRFVCNDSYYGESCSKKCTPRDDRFGHYTCTRDGQLTCLPGWKGKYCEEPICLEGCSERNGNCSKPGECVCRDGWQGTFCDECKKYPACKHGTCQLPWQCNCQEGWGGLLCDQDLNFCTHHHPCVNGATCMNTGQGSYTCTCLPGFTGVNCELEMQECDSNPCRNGAICTNLESGYMCACQEGFEGSHCEHSLLTCADSPCFHGGKCWEKDNGRSYMCECPRGYTGLNCEKRVDKCTSLPCANGGQCLIHGGMRMCSCRAGFTGQHCEININECAGNPCINGGTCLDRINDYTCACVEGYNGRNCDKVLNECPLHPCLNGGVCTGVGGSGKTPGTCVCPHGFTGPSCEFFAAVTSQVGDIQDGFQWAAVSLAVGLVALLVLLCMVGLALRHIHRQAQRQRDDTETMNNVSITQRDNLITASQLKNTNQKMSLEVDCDSEKSNFIHKNYHLDPYSSKIKEFKDERSQEDISRIYDKCLEEKRPLSRVCSEKPECRISTICSSRDSMYQSVFVIAEERRECVIATEV, translated from the exons ATGGCAGCTTGGGTCACCTTCACCTTTGCATTCAGCATCATAGTACAG GTTTTTGCCTCGGGTGTTTTTGAGCTGCACCTCCATGATTTTAAGAACCACAAGGGTCTGCTGGCCAATGGCAAAGCGTGCAAGCCCACCAGCTGCAGGACTTATTTTAGGATTTGTCTGAAGAACTACCAGGCTGTGGTCTCGCCAGGGGACTGCATTTTTGGGAGTACCAGGACTGCAGTGCTGGGCTCCAACTCCTTCAGTGGCACACCCCCTGGTCCCATCCAGATCCCATTCAACTTTGGATGGCCG GGCTCATTTTCTTTAATCATTGAAGCCTGGCACTCTGCTCATGGAAATCTACCTGTAG ACAGCGACAACCAGGACTTGTTAATCAGCATTTTCGCGATCCAAAGACAACTGAGTGTCAGCACCGACTGGTCTCAGGATACACAGATGGCCGAGCAGACGGAGCTGAGGTATTCCTACCGCTTCGTCTGCAACGACAGCTACTACGGGGAGAGCTGCTCTAAGAAATGCACGCCCAGGGACGACCGATTCGGACACTACACCTGCACAAGAGATGGACAACTCACCTGTCTGCCTGGGTGGAAGGGGAAATACTGTGAAGAAC CGATCTGTCTGGAAGGCTGCAGCGAGAGGAACGGCAACTGCTCCAAGCCTGGCGAGTGTGT GTGCAGAGACGGCTGGCAGGGCACCTTCTGTGACGAGTGTAAGAAGTACCCAGCCTGCAAGCACGGCACCTGCCAGCTGCCATGGCAGTGCAACTGTCAGGAGGGCTGGGGTGGCTTATTGTGTGACCAAG ACTTAAATTTCTGCACGCATCACCATCCCTGTGTCAACGGTGCAACCTGTATGAACACAGGCCAGGGCAGCTACACGTGCACATGCCTGCCAGGGTTCACGGGGGTCAACTGTGAGCTGGAGATGCAGGAGTGTGACAGCAACCCCTGCAGGAATGGAGCGATATGCACA AATCTGGAGAGTGGCTACATGTGCGCGTGTCAAGAGGGCTTCGAGGGTTCGCACTGCGAGCACAGCCTACTGACGTGTGCTGATTCGCCCTGCTTCCACGGGGGCAAATGCTGGGAAAAAGACAACGGGCGGAGCTACATGTGCGAGTGTCCCCGCGGCTACACCGGACTCAATTGCGAGAAGAGAGTGGACAAGTGCACGTCGCTTCCCTGCGCTAATG GTGGTCAGTGCCTGATCCATGGTGGCATGCGTATGTGCAGCTGCCGTGCAGGATTTACTGGCCAGCACTGTGAGATCAACATCAACGAATGTGCGGGCAACCCATGCATCAACGGCGGCACCTGCCTAGACCGAATCAACGACTACACTTGCGCCTgtgttgaaggctacaacggACGCAACTGCGACAAAGTCCTTAATGAATGCCCTCTTCATCCTTGCCTTAACGGTGGTGTTTGTACTGGCGTTGGTGGGTCCGGCAAGACCCCAGGGACCTGCGTCTGCCCCCATGGTTTCACCGGTCCAAGCTGCGAATTCTTCGCCGCTGTGACTTCACAAGTAGGAGATATTCAAGACGGCTTCCAGTGGGCGGCGGTTTCTCTAGCCGTGGGGCTGGTGGCGCTGCTGGTCCTGCTTTGCATGGTGGGCTTGGCCTTGAGGCACATCCACAGGCAGGCCCAAAGGCAGCGCGACGACACAGAGACCATGAACAACGTGTCCATCACTCAGAGGGATAACCTGATTACGGCGTCACAGCTGAAAAACACCAACCAGAAAATGAGCCTGGAGGTGGACTGTGACTCTGAAAAATCTAACTTTATCCATAAAAACTATCACTTAGACCCCTATAGCTCAAAAATTAAGGAGTTTAAGGACGAGCGGTCACAAGAGGACATAAGTCGTATTTATGACAAGTGTTTAGAAGAGAAAAGACCCTTGAGTAGAGTGTGCAG TGAAAAGCCAGAGTGTAGAATATCAACGATATGCTCCTCCAGAGACTCCATGTACCAGTCGGTATTTGTCATAGCCGAGGAGAGGAGGGAGTGCGTCATAGCCACCGAG GTTTAA